Proteins from one Mus caroli unplaced genomic scaffold, CAROLI_EIJ_v1.1 scaffold_9324_1, whole genome shotgun sequence genomic window:
- the LOC110288533 gene encoding mas-related G-protein coupled receptor member B4-like, with amino-acid sequence MSTTTLAWNINSTAENGSYTEMFSCITTFNILNLLTVIIAVVGLAGNFIVLWLLAFHLHRNAFSVYVLNLAGADFLYLCTQIVYSLECVLQFDKSSFYILLILSMFAYLAGLSMIATISAERCLSVMWPIWYHCQRPRHTSAIMSVLLWVFSILLSLLVGLGCGFLFRHSEYYFCITLNFITAAFIIGLSVVLSVSSLALLVKIVCGAHRIPVTRLFVTIALTVVVFIIFGMPLGICWFLFSSIIEFHKIFSNNFYEMIAFLSCINSCANPIIYFLVGSIRHHRLQWQSLKLLLQRAMQDTPEEESGVRGPSERSGELERV; translated from the coding sequence ATGAGTACAACCACCCTGGCCTGGAACATTAACAGCACAGCTGAAAATGGAAGTTACACTGAAATGTTTTCCTGTATCACCACGTTCAATATCCTGAATTTGCTTACTGTCATCATTGCTGTGGTTGGCCTGGCAGGAAATTTCATAGTGCTATGGCTTCTAGCCTTCCACCTGCACAGGAATGCCTTCTCCGTCTATGTCCTCAATCTGGCTGGTGCTGATTTCTTGTACCTTTGCACTCAGATTGTGTATTCCCTGGAGTGTGTCCTTCAGTTTGATAAAAGCTCCTTTTATATTCTCCTCATTTTATCAATGTTTGCTTACCTTGCAGGTTTGAGTATGATTGCAACCATAAGTGCTGAGCGCTGCCTATCTGTTATGTGGCCCATCTGGTATCACTGCCAAAGACCAAGACACACATCAGCCATCATGTCTGTTCTGCTCTGGGTTTTCTCTATACTGTTGAGCCTCCTGGTAGGACTAGGCTGTGGCTTTCTGTTCAGACATTCTGAATATTATTTCTGTATTACTTTGAACTTTATTACTGCTGCATTTATAATAGGGTTATCTGTGGTTCTTTCTGTATCCAGCCTGGCCCTGTTGGTCAAAATCGTCTGTGGAGCACACAGGATACCTGTGACCAGGTTGTTTGTTACCATTGCTCTCACAGTGGTGGTCTTCATAATCTTTGGTATGCCGCTTGGAATCTGCTGGTTCCTCTTTTCAAGTATTATTGAGTTTCATAAAATTTTCTCTAACAATTTTTATGAAATGATAGCATTTCTGTCCTGTATTAACAGTTGTGCCAATCCCATAATTTACTTCCTTGTTGGCTCCATTAGGCACCACAGGTTGCAATGGCAGTCTCTTAAGCTACTTCTGCAGAGAGCCATGCAGGACACTCCTGAGGAAGAGAGTGGAGTGAGGGGTCCTTCAGAAAGGTCTGGGGAACTGGAAAGAGTCTAG